One Esox lucius isolate fEsoLuc1 chromosome 1, fEsoLuc1.pri, whole genome shotgun sequence genomic region harbors:
- the blmh gene encoding bleomycin hydrolase isoform X1, whose amino-acid sequence MESGLSQEKIASFVKRLRAEPRYLLAQNVSTCIDPLEVCLHRQTVQDTVHIFQHSIPTEGKPVTNQKNSGRCWIFSCLNVMRLPFMKKCNIEEFEFSQSYLFFWDKVERCYYFLQACVETARRKEPVDGRLVQFLLSNPTNDGGQWDMLVNLIEKYGVIPKKCFPESHSSEASRRMNDILNHKLREYCLRLRNMVASDATEDELSDAMDTMIEEVFRVASVCLGSPPESICWEYRDKDKNFHRMGPLSPQQFYKELVKPLYNIQDKICLVNDPRPQNPYEKLYSVEFLGNMVGGRNILYNNQPIELLKKAAAESIKEGEAVWFGCDVGKHFHGKLGINDMNVFNHELVFGVSVKNLSKSERLIFGDSLMTHAMILTAVTDKQDGKEGCYEKWRVENSWGDDRGNKGYLIMTDEWFSEYVYEVVVDKKYLAPEVLEVMQQKPVVLPAWDPMGALAL is encoded by the exons ATGGAATCTG GTTTGAGTCAGGAGAAGATCGCCTCCTTTGTGAAGCGTTTGCGGGCAGAGCCTAGGTACCTGCTAGCCCAGAACGTGTCCACGTGCATCGACCCGCTGGAGGTGTGTCTGCATCGACAGACAGTCCAGGACACCGTACACATCTTTCAGCACTCCATCCCCACAGAGGGCAAGCCCGTCACCAACCAGAAGAACTCAG GGAGGTGTTGGATCTTCTCGTGCCTCAACGTCATGCGGCTTCCCTTCATGAAGAAGTGTAACATCGAAGAGTTTGAGTTCAGTCAGTCCTACCTGTTTTTCTGGGACAAG GTGGAGCGTTGCTACTACTTCCTGCAGGCATGTGTGGAGACGGCTCGGAGGAAGGAGCCGGTGGACGGCAGGCTGGTGCAGTTCCTCCTCTCCAATCCCACCAATGACGGCGGCCAGTGGGATATGCTGGTCAACCTCATTG AGAAGTACGGAGTCATCCCAAAGAAATGCTTCCCCGAGTCTCACAGCTCCGAAGCCTCACGGAGAATGAACGACATCCTTAATCACAAG CTGAGAGAATACTGTCTAAGACTACGGAACATGGTGGCCAGTGACGCCACTGAAGACGAGCTGTCCGATGCCATGGACACTATGATTGAGGAG GTCTTCCGTGTGgccagtgtgtgtctggggaGTCCACCGGAATCCATTTGTTGGGAGTACCGAGACAAGGACAAGAACTTCCACCGCATGGGCCCCCTGTCCCCCCAGCAGTTCTACAAGGAGTTGGTGAAGCCTCTATACAACATCCAGGACAAG ATCTGCCTTGTGAATGACCCCCGTCCTCAGAACCCTTATGAGAAGTTGTATAGCGTTGAGTTCCTGGGTAACATGGTGGGCGGACGGAACATCTTGTACAACAACCAGCCCATCGAGCTGCTCAAAAAGGCGGCCGCGGAATCTATCAAAGAGGGAGAG GCTGTATGGTTCGGATGTGACGTTGGCAAGCATTTCCATGGCAAACTGGGCATCAATGACATGAATGT GTTCAACCATGAGTTGGTGTTCGGCGTGTCCGTGAAGAATCTGTCTAAGTCAGAGCGGCTGATCTTCGGAGACTCCCTTATGACCCACGCCATGATCCTCACCGCTGTTACCGACAAG CAGGATGGAAAGGAGGGCTGTTATGAGAAGTGGAGGGTGGAGAACTCCTGGGGTGATGACCGTGGGAACAAAG GTTACCTGATAATGACAGACGAGTGGTTCTCTGAATACGTGTACGAGGTCGTCGTGGACAAGAAGTACTTGGCGCCGGAAGTTCTGGAAGTAATGCAGCAGAAGCCCGTCGTACTTCCTGCCTGGGACCCAATGGGTGCCTTGGCCTTgtaa
- the blmh gene encoding bleomycin hydrolase isoform X2, with product MESGLSQEKIASFVKRLRAEPRYLLAQNVSTCIDPLEVCLHRQTVQDTVHIFQHSIPTEGKPVTNQKNSGRCWIFSCLNVMRLPFMKKCNIEEFEFSQSYLFFWDKVERCYYFLQACVETARRKEPVDGRLVQFLLSNPTNDGGQWDMLVNLIEKYGVIPKKCFPESHSSEASRRMNDILNHKLREYCLRLRNMVASDATEDELSDAMDTMIEEVFRVASVCLGSPPESICWEYRDKDKNFHRMGPLSPQQFYKELVKPLYNIQDKICLVNDPRPQNPYEKLYSVEFLGNMVGGRNILYNNQPIELLKKAAAESIKEGEAVWFGCDVGKHFHGKLGINDMNVFNHELVFGVSVKNLSKSERLIFGDSLMTHAMILTAVTDKDGKEGCYEKWRVENSWGDDRGNKGYLIMTDEWFSEYVYEVVVDKKYLAPEVLEVMQQKPVVLPAWDPMGALAL from the exons ATGGAATCTG GTTTGAGTCAGGAGAAGATCGCCTCCTTTGTGAAGCGTTTGCGGGCAGAGCCTAGGTACCTGCTAGCCCAGAACGTGTCCACGTGCATCGACCCGCTGGAGGTGTGTCTGCATCGACAGACAGTCCAGGACACCGTACACATCTTTCAGCACTCCATCCCCACAGAGGGCAAGCCCGTCACCAACCAGAAGAACTCAG GGAGGTGTTGGATCTTCTCGTGCCTCAACGTCATGCGGCTTCCCTTCATGAAGAAGTGTAACATCGAAGAGTTTGAGTTCAGTCAGTCCTACCTGTTTTTCTGGGACAAG GTGGAGCGTTGCTACTACTTCCTGCAGGCATGTGTGGAGACGGCTCGGAGGAAGGAGCCGGTGGACGGCAGGCTGGTGCAGTTCCTCCTCTCCAATCCCACCAATGACGGCGGCCAGTGGGATATGCTGGTCAACCTCATTG AGAAGTACGGAGTCATCCCAAAGAAATGCTTCCCCGAGTCTCACAGCTCCGAAGCCTCACGGAGAATGAACGACATCCTTAATCACAAG CTGAGAGAATACTGTCTAAGACTACGGAACATGGTGGCCAGTGACGCCACTGAAGACGAGCTGTCCGATGCCATGGACACTATGATTGAGGAG GTCTTCCGTGTGgccagtgtgtgtctggggaGTCCACCGGAATCCATTTGTTGGGAGTACCGAGACAAGGACAAGAACTTCCACCGCATGGGCCCCCTGTCCCCCCAGCAGTTCTACAAGGAGTTGGTGAAGCCTCTATACAACATCCAGGACAAG ATCTGCCTTGTGAATGACCCCCGTCCTCAGAACCCTTATGAGAAGTTGTATAGCGTTGAGTTCCTGGGTAACATGGTGGGCGGACGGAACATCTTGTACAACAACCAGCCCATCGAGCTGCTCAAAAAGGCGGCCGCGGAATCTATCAAAGAGGGAGAG GCTGTATGGTTCGGATGTGACGTTGGCAAGCATTTCCATGGCAAACTGGGCATCAATGACATGAATGT GTTCAACCATGAGTTGGTGTTCGGCGTGTCCGTGAAGAATCTGTCTAAGTCAGAGCGGCTGATCTTCGGAGACTCCCTTATGACCCACGCCATGATCCTCACCGCTGTTACCGACAAG GATGGAAAGGAGGGCTGTTATGAGAAGTGGAGGGTGGAGAACTCCTGGGGTGATGACCGTGGGAACAAAG GTTACCTGATAATGACAGACGAGTGGTTCTCTGAATACGTGTACGAGGTCGTCGTGGACAAGAAGTACTTGGCGCCGGAAGTTCTGGAAGTAATGCAGCAGAAGCCCGTCGTACTTCCTGCCTGGGACCCAATGGGTGCCTTGGCCTTgtaa